gcttttttttacccatctaccaataggtgcccttctttgcaaagcattggaaaacctccctggtctttgtggttgattctgtgtttgaaatgcactgctcaactgataattgtatgtgtggggtacagagatgaggtagtcattcaaaaaccatgttaaacactattattgcacacagtgagtgagtccatgcaacttatgtgatttcttaagcacatttttactcctgaacttatttagtcttgccataacaaaggggttgaatacttattgacacaaGACATTTCAGCGTTTCATTTGTAGTTAATTTGAAACATATAattccactttcacattatggggtaatgtgtgtaggccagtgacacaaacatttaatcaattttacattcaggctgtaacagaatgtggaacatttcaaggggtgtgaatactttctgaaagcacggtggcttctcactttctcttttttatttcttgtgtgtttttgttctaccttatgtcATTTTTAGTGCTACACTGATATTggttactgcattgttgggttttgagcttgcatgaaaggcatttcactgttcttgtgcacgtgacattaacACTTGAAACGAGTGTTAAGATGGAACAAAAATGTGCACCACTCCAATGGTTGCTAATGGGTTGACTTTTGGTTCTGTCTGGCATTTGCAGGTACCCCCATGTTCTCCTGTGTTTGATGGGCACGGATTCCTTTGGCATGCTGTGGGCTCGATACACCCTATCCATCCCCATCTACATAGTCTCAGTCATCACAGAAGGTTCATATGTTACTATTATTTTACATAAGAGGCACTCAGTAAGATTTCATTGCCACAGATCAGTGATTATTTCAACTATTAAAATACACCTCCTGGTTTTTGAACTAGATTCTTGCAGGGATGAGAATATGGTTACAAAAAAGAAAATATCTGAATGAACCTGCTGTTTTTATACAGTGGGGGTTTGAGACCAATGCTTTGACACTAAACATTAAACAGTGGTTTTATAGGTTGCTTGGAATGTTATTTTTCTCTCACAGAATTTAGTTCCTGACCAACAGATTCATTAGACTATCTACAGACTCAGGGCTCGTTGCATCTTACGGAATGCCCCTTTAAAGGTCCAatctgcagttgaaacaataacaaagcttcGACCCCATCACTCTTTTAGTAAAGAGATGAGGGATAGAGtttgagaaatgtaaccactctcaaatgtatagacagagctatggataaaATAACTGATCATCCATGTTATcaaaaccatgttttgaggctatacagcgtttgtttacatttatgttgtttacaaacattgcagTAAAACAAGATTATatgttgggttctgatggggtacaacggTTGAActcagctcatgaggcatttctaagttctttttttgaggggagagaggatagagaaatgTAATAGTACACTTTCACTTGGTATGTTTTAATCTCCACTCAGTGTCTTGTTTTATCCTATTACAGTCGGTGATGATGTGTCAGGCGCATTAGTCAGGCGTTGCATGTTGTGAGGAAATAATATTTAGAGCAGACAGGAAGTGAGTTGGCGCAGCAGGCTGACCAAGATATTAAAGTCAGGAAATGGGACACATTCCAACTTCTTTaggcgcctgtgtgtgtgtgtttttttagaCAGTACAGAGTACATGCATTTTGCCTAAACAACTTCTGTGTTTTAACAGTAGACCATAGACGTTTTTGCTATTTTGCCTTCCACTTGGTCTATTTTGTGTATCGAAGAGTGTGTGCGAAGAATCTTTCTGCTTTGGTCTTTTCCAGGCATTACCATTCACCAATCACTGCCTTACTTTGAGTCATTGGGAACATACTCATTCCAGCTCAGCCTGCCGGTGTCTGCAGGCATTTACTTCCCTATCCTCCTGAAGGCATACTTACCTTTACTGGCTGTTGGTAAGTTAACAGATTTAGCTTCCTTAGCAGAGCCTAAAGGCGCAAGCTGAATGAAACTGGACGAGCCATTTACAACAAGGGAATGTTTCTGTAATTCCTTAAATGAGTTCCACTATGTCTGACGGAAAcaaaacactgcattccacagtaagatcCTCATACCAAtgtttaagcatggtggtggtagtgtgatggtttggggatgctttactgcctcaggacctggatgacTTGCCATCATTGAAGGacccatgaattctgctctgtatcagagaattccaaaggagaatgtcaggccatctgtccgtgagctgaagctgaagcgcagatgggtcatgcagcaagacaatcatCCAAAACACACAAGCAAGTCTACATCAGAATAGCTCAAAAGCAACGCTTTCCAAGTTCTGGAATGGCCTAGTCCAGGGGTTCCTAAACTTTTTTTGTCCCACGACCCCATGTTGATATCTGAAAATCCTCACAACCATGTGAAACAAATTCTGTACTTGACAGCCAATATTTACTTTTTTATTTGGGGCCATGgcagtcaattgaaaaacattctaacagtatttctgattgtcttctcaGTCAATTGGAAATGAGTCTGACAATGTATCttatctcaccaccactaatgagatgggtgtgCTTAATGCATGTCGCGtcggagcttctcaaagtcaAGGGGCGTGGTCGACACTGCACTCCTCATCTCCGctgtcacatccaacctggatcGACATTTGGTTTTAATGCAAATGATTGCGCTGAATACAGCTTCACACAGATATGAGCTGGCGAAGGGTACCATGAGTTTTGtgctgctttcaagacaactaggatacaaggtcaaatcatgacgttaGTGATCTTCAAGTCGGTAAGTCGGAGCTCTAAAAAGAGGCCAGAGTTTCCGAGTTGGAATTCCAAGTTTGATAGCTGTTCAAATTGATTTTTTTCCTCTCGGAGCTCATTTTtcccccagagttcccagttgttttgaatgcagtGAAGTCGGATGTCAGagatttctgagttcccagttgtcttgaatgcagtGATTATCAGAGATTTCTTGAGTTGTTTTGATCGGtgatgatttctgtattttgaaatttACAAATCTTAAAAAGTTCAttgcttacaagcaaaacattttggaattatGTCAACAATGAACTAAATACAAAAATAGATTTTGGGTGAAATTTTTCATTATTGCTCAAGAGGCCTACCATAGGTCAGGGCTggccaaccctgttcctggagagctaccctcctgtaggttttcactcaaacCCCAGTTGTCACCAACCTAATTCAGCTtttcaaccagctaattattagaatcaggtgtgctagatgagagatggagtgaaaacttacaggacagtagctctccaggaacagagaaACAAAACTCGTTCTTAGAGAACTGTGAATGCATTAGGTCACATGACAGCTCGATCAGCTGTTCGAGTTTACTTACGGGCATGTCAACTGAGCCAGGATCACAGTGAAACTTCCAAGTGTTGGGAGGTGAGCAGTCATCACTCGTGTGAGCCGAGGAAAGGGGGCATGGTTCGCTTTTGAAAGACTCTCCAATAAGAATTCTTTCATATGAATCCACCGATTCAGTCACTCATCTGTagaatgttttttaaatgtatttcccCTGCATGCTTGCGTTCAGTTCATTCAGTTTCACAAGTGTCTGTTACATAGGCAAGGatacattttattttcattacagtcttttttacatttatttttttaacacatCCATTGTGAATGACAACGGTTCCTCTCAATGCGAgaaatctttccaacactcccCCTCAATAACCGCCAAGCATGGGTATGAAATAGATCATTGTCATGCTCGGATCCCATATCTCCACATAGTGTTGCCAACTGGCGTGCGCGCAGTGGATTGTGGTTTGATGTAGTTTTACAATCGAAGTTACCTGCTGCAGTACACCTCCGAGTTCTGTTCTCAGGTCTTTTTCCGCCAGTTGCTCTCGGTGTATCCACTATAGCACAGTGGGTGTATCATACAATGCGTCCATACGGCAGAGTGAGAGCGGTTCCGCTATAGATGGAGCCCAATCTGTGCAAAAGCCCACCATTCGAACCCCTggaatctgttttttttttatcaatagAGGCACGCAGCAAACTAAATATCCCATGTACCCTTTCATGCTCGGGAATCATGAGACGCATCATCGTCGCATCTGCCGACGTGTATAGCGAACAAAAGTCAATACATGGGCATCTCGGCCCTCACAGCTGACGTCCATTTGGAGAGCTAACCTGGGGAGTTTTGAGTCCAGCTTCAGTTCTCTCTTGATTGCTAGCAATACCATAAATTATTCATTTAACAGTCTTATATAACAATGGTATGAAGCGAGTTTCTGTGCCTCTGCCTCCCCACTCATTGTTTCCACCAAATCAATTGCCTAGCTTTTCACCGTGGGAATGATTTATGTGCAATGGTCAAGTGCTGCCTTTTCCCACTATTTAAAAGGTCGCTCTGGGTTCTTTTAGATTTGAATAattttcatttacatttttaaGATGAACCACATTACAGTGATTTTGAGATAAACAATAATATAATCTTTGGAAGTATATGTTTTTCTCCGGATTTTGGAAATTCTCCCGTTACCAGATTTTCATATCAGGTGACCCCACATGTGGTTGCGACCCCTAGTTTGGGAACTACTGGCCTAGTGGTCACTAcctaaacccaattgagatgttgtggcaggacctgAAACTAGCAGTTCATGGCCGAAAACCCACAAATATCATTGAGTTAAAGCAGTTCCGCATGGAAGTGTGGGACAAAATTCCTCAACGGGGATGTGATAGAGACTGATCGACATTGCAGCTAAAGATGACACAAACAGTTactgagtgtaagggggcaattacttttatTGCATAACcttgttaattaaataaatgaaataagtatCAACATTGAGtcatttgttcactcaggttccttttatctaatattaggatttggttgaagatctgataacattcagtgccagaaatacacacaaaaaaataataataatagagaaCATCAGAAAGTaagcaaatactttttcacagcactttCACAGCTCCTGTACGGAATATTTTATATTCAACTACTTGCCCTGCCCATGAACAAACCTGCTAACTGTGACAACCTTTTGTCTTTCTAGGGGCTTGTGTAACAGTGTGGCATTCGCTGAGGGCGAGAGAACTGCGTCTTGACAAGTGGAATAAGAAGATTAAAAGGAAATGAGGTGGATTTCTTATTGCAGGATATATGACTTCGGGAGTTACTTAAGAAGGCATTATGACCCAACAGCAAATGAGAACATCTTCCTAAGAAGCCTTCTTTGCACAACATCGCTTTGATGAGGTCACACTTTTGGGAATAGTTGGATAAGCAAAATGTTTATAAACGTGTTCAGTTGAGAAACTTGCTGGTCTCTTCTTCCAAGGCTTGATGTCCAATCTAAGCACTACTTAGTCTAACATGAACAAAGCATCAGAAAATCAGTTTGTGTTAACATCACAAGTGTTTTAATGAGGAACTCAGTGTTGCACAACAAGTCTTTTTCTCAGTAATGTTAGTAAAGCAAACAATTGCACAGTACAATTGGCAggaatgatacacacacacagacacacacacacacacaccttgtcatgGGGGAAAATAGATTGTTTCATGGCCAAACCATCCCACTGTCGAAAGCCCACCTTAAAGCCAGGGCAGGCACAGGGGTGTCTAGACTATCTCCACAAGGCTAGATTCCTTAGTTGCTTCATCCATATTttatatatacccattgattcccATGAGTTTTGTTCAATTGTTGTActtcatcagaacccaaaatctactccaatgtaaaaaaaatatattaccaaaatataaaatataaaccaaacactgtatagcctcaaaacatagttcaaactataatgttgatataatggatggtcagtccttgcatccatagctcggTCTATGAATTTGAAAGCGGTTACATTTCTTCAGGCCCATCCCTCAACGTTTTACCAAAACAAtcaaggattctagctttaagcaGGACACCTCAGAGTGGGGGAATtattcttctcctccctctcaaaTTCCATCCCTAACCCCCAAGTCACCTCTGCGGTTGCTACCCTGGGATACCGCCCACAATATACTGCTACATGCAGACCAAGGCAGTGAGTGTTTGAAGCGTCAAAGCTGAAGAAGGTCAGGCTGGGCAGAATGGCTGTGATGTCACTTCCTGTGAGGAAGTTGGCCCAGGTCACCAACCGTACGCTCGCGTCCACACCGCTTTTTTCTTGAAATCCGTGGAGGACTTCAAAGCCAGCAAGGCAGCTGTATAGAAAGGGGAGAGAAATTGCAGTGGGGTGTGAGAAACCAGTGGTCAAAATCAAAAAGCGCTTTTGTCTTGAAATACTGCATGTATTTCCATGTAAAAATGTCTGCTAATTGACCATATTATGAATTGGACATTGAGCTTTGTGGTGCTGTGTCTCACCTTTGGCAGTGTTGATGGAAGTCTCTGACAGACCAGTTTCCGGACCTTCAGTGATGCTGAAAAGCCAATCTATGAACTAAGAACCACACAAAAATAGTTTTCTTATAGGTAAACACCGTCTGCTACCAATTCACTGACATTATTCATCTCTTATTTTGTTTAGAGCAGTGCGTAGTAGTGTCTTTTGTGATCTGTTTCCACATAGTAAACCTCATTGTCATCACACAAACAAAATGATCAATGTGTGGAGGTTGGGGACCTACCTTCTGTGACTGTTCCCTCCAGGGCTCTTTAGCCAATAGCTGCCTCAGGCTGTGGGGCAATCCCAACAGGCATAGTGAGACTGACTGCTCGGCCAGCACGGCGTCACCGTAGAGAGCGTGAGGTAGACCGGGCGGCTCTGACCCCTGCTGCCATGGAAACCACTGGGTCCTAACGCCCAGAAGGAGGGGCATGGTGTGGTCGCCCCAGGAGATCACCGCCGCAGCGAATACCTGGAGCAGGAAGTCAGTGGCCTGCACAGGATGATggggtaatggagtccaggttaTTCAGCCCAAGTATATGCAACACACAAATAGACTACCTGATTTAAAGACTACACACTGTGCACTTGGCAATTAAACGACTATAAAAGCATACCAATGCTAACAAATAGAAGTCAGAAATCATACCATTCCTTGAAATACCACAGCTACAACTTCACGAGGGTCGACATTCCAAAGTAATTCCTGAATGATAGCCATTCAACTACAGACCTGCAGCACATACAGTGacctccaaaagtattgggacagtgacaaatgttgttgttgttttggctatctacatttacatttacatttaagtcatttagcagacgctcttatccagagcgacttacaaattggtgaattcaccttctgacatccagaatctactccagcactttggaatTGAAAATATACAATGACAGTGAGGTTAACATGCAGACgatcagctttaatttgagggtattttcatccatatcaggtgaaccatTTAGAATTTACAGCACCTTTTGTACacagtccccccattttaggggaccgaAAGTAtattcagtgcattcagaaagtattcagaccccttaacttctcccacattgttactttacagccttattctaaaattgattaaattgttttacacacaatacccaataatgacaaagcaaaaactgtttttttttgttagaaaatatattgaaaataaaaaactgaaatatcacatttacacaagtattcagaccctttggtcagtactttgttgaagcacctttggcagcgagattacagcctcaaaacatcttgggtatgactctacatgcttggcacacctgtatttggggagtttctcccattcttctctgcggatcctcaagctctgtcaggtttgatggggagcgttgctgcacagctattttcaaggctctccagagatattaaatcggtttcaagtccgggctctgtcatggccattcaaggacatttggagacttgtccctaagccactcccgcgttgtcttggctgtgtgcttagggtccttgtcctgttggaaggtgaaccttcaccccagtctgaggtcctgagcactctggagcaggttttcatcaaggacctctttgtaatttgctccgttcatctttccctcgatcttgactagtctctcagtccctgctgctgaaaaacatccccacagcatgatgctgccaccaccatgtttcaccgtagggatggtgccaggtttcctccagacgtgacgcttggcattcaggccaaagagttcaatcttggtttcatcagaccagaaaatcttgtttttcatggtcagagtcctttcggtcccttttggcaaactccaagtgggctgttatgttccttttactgaggagtggcttccgtaaggcc
Above is a genomic segment from Oncorhynchus masou masou isolate Uvic2021 chromosome 23, UVic_Omas_1.1, whole genome shotgun sequence containing:
- the hacd4 gene encoding very-long-chain (3R)-3-hydroxyacyl-CoA dehydratase 4 isoform X2 — protein: MTARFLTFGGDALADTFYAVGVVMSLCQLLSVLELFHIADGIEKARLLPRFVQVMTRNFLLFMVIVSQEEIQSKPVVCAQFYLWNILDLLRYPHVLLCLMGTDSFGMLWARYTLSIPIYIVSVITEGITIHQSLPYFESLGTYSFQLSLPVSAGIYFPILLKAYLPLLAVGACVTVWHSLRARELRLDKWNKKIKRK